A single region of the Montipora capricornis isolate CH-2021 chromosome 13, ASM3666992v2, whole genome shotgun sequence genome encodes:
- the LOC138030255 gene encoding spliceosome-associated protein CWC15 homolog, giving the protein MTTAARPTWDTAKGGRGKGEGDLSALSKQYSSRDLPSHTKLKHRQIGQDTAEELRSKDFRKDLEERERQAARERVKEKGSRSSTEQPKRPRLDQPPPSNLDADDPVEDDEDDDSEESDDEDDTAELLAELQRIKKERAQEEARKEKEKKEEDERIRMENIMTGNPLLNTQNNFKVKRRWDDDVVFKNCAKGEEEKKKGQHFINDTLRSEFHKKFMEKYVK; this is encoded by the exons ATGACTACAGCGGCTAGGCCAACATGGGACACTGCAAAAGGTGGCCGAGGGAAAGGGGAAGGAGATCTATCAGCATTATCAAAACAGTACTCAAGTCGCGATCTGCCGTCACATACAAAGCTCAAACACAG ACAAATAGGACAAGACACTGCTGAGGAACTGAGGAGCAAAGACTTCCGTAAGGATTTGGAAGAACGTGAACGACAAGCAGCCCGTGAAAGAGTAAAGGAAAAGGGAAGTCGATCTAGTACTGAACAACCAAAAAGGCCTCGCTTAGATCAACCACCTCCATCTAATCTGGATGCAGATGATCCTGTTGAGGATGATGAGGATGACGACTCTGAAGAAAG tgatgatgaagatgacacTGCGGAACTTCTGGCTGAGCTACAAAGAATAAAGAAAGAGCGAGCACAAGAGGAAGCTAGAAAG gaaaaagagaaaaaagaggaAGATGAGAGAATACGAATGGAAAATATAATGACTGGAAACCCTTTACTCAACACTCAGAATAATTTTAAAGTGAAGAGACG GTGGGATGATGATGTTGTTTTCAAGAACTGTGcaaaaggagaagaagagaaaaagaag GGGCAGCACTTTATCAATGATACCCTTCGGTCAGAATTCCATaaaaaatttatggaaaaatATGTCAAATGA
- the LOC138028444 gene encoding sorting nexin-24-like — translation MISVSIPSFRKVREEGFFVYEIHVTKPTGRQLIVERRFQEFYEFHKQIGKTVTNPPHFPSRKLPKPLNTNPRFLESRRAALEKYLRDLLRLINVTEVHDHLTGFLDTPLPPGSQNLNLSRTSSIDDLDGYGYQGPTLSHQPLVCYMDDPFKDCKDSTNPLPSIVLQGTLEALYGTFKCDQQDS, via the coding sequence ATGATTTCTGTATCTATTCCTTCATTTAGAAAAGTCAGAGAAGAAGGGTTCTTCGTTTACGAAATCCACGTCACGAAACCTACAGGACGCCAGTTGATAGTGGAGAGGCGTTTCCAAGAGTTCTACGAATTTCATAAGCAAATCGGAAAAACAGTAACCAATCCTCCACATTTTCCATCAAGAAAACTACCAAAGCCGCTTAACACAAATCCGAGGTTCTTGGAATCAAGGAGGGCAGCTTTAGAAAAGTACTTGAGAGATCTTTTACGGCTAATAAATGTAACCGAAGTTCACGACCATTTAACCGGATTTCTGGACACTCCACTACCTCCAGGATCTCAAAACTTAAATTTGTCAAGGACAAGCTCGATTGATGACTTAGATGGATATGGTTATCAAGGACCAACACTGAGTCATCAGCCCTTAGTGTGTTATATGGATGATCCTTTTAAAGATTGTAAGGACAGCACAAATCCTCTGCCCAGTATTGTTCTGCAGGGCACTTTAGAAGCGCTTTATGGCACGTTCAAATGTGACCAGCAAGATTCTTAA